The Oncorhynchus tshawytscha isolate Ot180627B linkage group LG16, Otsh_v2.0, whole genome shotgun sequence nucleotide sequence ACAGGGGTTACTGTGGCCTCTGTCTCCTTGGTTACAGGGGTCTCAGTTTCCTGGGCAACAGAGGTTGCTGTGGTCTTAGTTTCAGAATCAGAGGCCTCCGCGACAACGGGGGTGGCCGCAGCCCCCACGACAACGGGGGTGGCCGCGGCCTCTGTCTCCTGGGCAACAGGAACTGCTGTGGCCTTCGACTCTACTACAATGGCTTCTGAATACTTGACTGCTTCTGCAGCATCCAACTCTTGGGTGGTTTTAGTTGGAGCTGGTTCTTCTTTAATGATAGGGTCTGTGTCTACAAGTACCTCTGTGTCCTTGGGTACAGACACCTCTGCTGTCACATAGACCTTTACCTTAGGCACTGCTACAGTCTCTGGAACAAGAGATGCTGTAGCCTTTTCGGGCACATCCTTGATTATTTCTACCTCCTGCACCAATGGTATAGCAGTAGCAGTTTCCACAGGATCCTCCACCACTTCTGCCTCCTTGAGTGCTGGAAATGCTGCAACAGTCTCAGTGACAATGGGGGTAACACCCTCTGCCTCGTTAACTAGGGTAACTGCCTCCTCAATAATGGCAGCTGCCTCGTTAACCTTCACTGGCTCAGCTTCCGCTGCGGCCTGAGCGTTCGAGATGATGGCCTCCATGACAGGGAGCACCACTTGGATGGTGGGGACTGAATCCAGGGCCTGTGGTACAGCCTCTTGCACCAGTGTGAATCCTATTACACTCGCTGCTGCCGCCTCCTTTGGCACCACCGCCCCGTGCTTACCTGCACTTTCCACGCCCCTTTCCATGTGGAGCCAGTCCATTTTTTGCGCATGCTGATGGACAGCGTCGTCAACACGTGCATCGATCATAGCTTCTGTCAAGACGCCGTCTTCTGAGGAGTATGCAGCAGCCTGATGAGAAAACAGGGACTGAATGTTATCCTGTGTCCCGTTATCTAAAGACAACTAACTGGACAGGTCACATGTACTAACCTGCCAGGCCACACCCAGTTTAGAGATCTCACGGCCCGACATGCCCTCTGCACGAATTGCAATGTTCGAACACTTCTGGCCATAGTCAAACTGGGCCAACTTCATTCTCCTGCAGGGGGATATATGTTAGTGAAATAAACCTTCAACTCAACACActattgtttcatcagagcagtcATTAGTTGAAAAATACATCTAATGAATATTGATTGTAGAGATTACCCAAATCATTATGCCACATAGATAGTGGCGTTGTAGTACAAGTGGAGAATGGTGTACTCACTGTCTCCCTAATGTGGCAGGCTCCAGTACAAATCTGTCAAAGTACAGGCgcaccagtctctccctctcctccagcccaggCAAGGCAAAGTTTACAATCTCATCAATACGGTCGTTGATGGCCCAGTCAAACTGCTCAGGCTGGTTACTGGCCAACACTAGCATAaacctggggagagagaccatGATCTTTTTAGTCAAGTCAACCTTTTCATGCTCTTTCTCAAAACTCAAATAATATACATAGGAAAAAAAATTACTATGGTAACTAGCCAGTGTAAAATCACTTAAAATGAACATAGTTTTTTATTTAGGTTGGTACCAACTTGTTGCTCTGCTCTCCAGTGCGATAAAGGAATGCGTTAAGGGTGGATCTGAGGTCCTCACTGATTGTCTCCTGCAACAAAGTCATTGATGTGATCAAAATAGCCGACATGTTGACTCTTGAAAACAGAACATGCGCTTAGTTCTGTTACTGGACTCACTGTGGATCTCTTGCGTAGGAATGCATCTGCTTCATCTACAAAAAGCAGGAGGCTACAGAAGTTGAGGCAAATGAAGAGAAAGAGATTAGCAAATCTAATGGCTTTATTAGAAATttggtatttttatttttactattgacCCACAATGGTTATTTGAATCTGACACGCacatagatacagttgaagtcggaagtttacatacacttaggttggagtcattaaaacttgtttttcaaccactccacaaatttcttgttaacaaactaaggttttggcaagtcggttaggacatctactttgtgcatgacacaagtaatttatccattaactgtttacagacagattattttacttattattcactgtatcacaattccagtgggtcagaagtttacattcactaagttgactgtgcctttaaacagcttggaacatttcaggaaattatgtcatggctttagaagcttctgataaattatgtcaattagcctttgccatttggaggtgtacctgtggatgtatttcaaggcctaccttcaaactcagggcctctttgcttgacatcatgggaaaaatcaaaagaaatcagccaaagacctcagaaaaaaaattgtagaccaccacaagtctggttcgtccttgggagcaatttccatacgcctgaaggtaccacgttcatctgtacaaacaatagtacgcaagtataaacaccataaatgtcctctagtctgatgaaacaaaaatagaactgtttggccataatgaccatcgttatgtttggaggaaaaagggggatgcttgcaagctgaagaacaccatcccaaccgtgaagcacgggggtggcagcaccatgttgtgggggtgctttgctgcaggagggactggtgcacttcacaaaatagatggcatcatgatgaagtacaactatgtggatatattgaagcaacatctcaagacatcattcaggaagttaaagcttggttgcaaatgggtcttccaaatggacattgaccccaagcatacttccaaagttctggcaaaatggcttaaggacaacaaagtcaaggtactggcgtggccataacaaagccctgccatcaatcctatagaaaatgtgtgggcagaactgaaaaagcatgtgcgagcaaggaggcctaaaaacctgactcggttacaccatctctgttaggaggaatgggtcaaaattcacccaacttattgtgggaagcttgtggaaggctacctgaaacgttttacccaagttcaacaatttaaaggcaatgttaccaaatactaattgagtatgtaaacttctgacccactgggaatgtgatgaaataaagaaaaactgaagtaaataattctctctactgttattttgatatttcacattcttagaataatgtggtgatccttactgacctaagacagagaattttaactaggattaaatgtcaggaattgtgaaaaactgagtttaaatgtatttggcttaggtgtatgtaaacttccgacttcaactgcagatgatctttatatacacactaccggtgaacacctactcattcaagggtttttatttatttatacattgtagaataatagtgaagacaacaaaactatggaCTCGTAGAATAATTTGTAAcaataaaagtgttaaacaaatccaaatatattttatatttgagattcttcaaacagcCAACCTTTGCTTtcataacagctttgcacactcttggcattctcccaaccagcttcatgaggaggtcacctggaatgcatttcaattaacaggtgtgccttcttaaaagttaatttgtggaatctctttccttcttaatgcatttgagccaatcagttgtgttgtgacaaggtaggggggtatacagaagatagccctatttggtaaaagaccaagaccatattatggcaagaacagctcaaataggcaaagagaaatgacagtccatcattactttaagacatgaaagtcagtcaatacggaaattttcaaaaactgaaagTTTTTTCAAGCGCAGTTGCAAAGCCATCAAGCCCTATGATGAATCTGGCCcccatgaggactgccacaggaatggaagacccagagttacccctgctgGAGAGGATACATTCCTAgtcaccagcctcagaaattacaggccaaataaatgcttcataaagttcaagtaacagacacatctcaacatcagctgttcagatgagactgcgtgaaatcaggccttcatggtcgaattgctgcaaagaaaccactactaaaggacaccaataagaagagacttacttgggccaagaaacacaagcaatgataattagaccggtggaaatgtgtcctttggtctggagcgcgaattagagatttttggttccaaccgccgtgtctttgtgagatgcggtgtgggtgaacggatgatctctgcatgtatttcccacagtaaagcatggaggaggtgttatgatgtggaggtgctttgctggtgacaaggtctgtgatttacttagaattcaaggcacaccatcagcatagctaccacagcattctgcagcgatacgccttcccatctggtttgggcttagtgggatgatcatttgtttttcaacaggacaatgaccaaacagagctccaggctgtgtaagggttatttgaccaagaaggagagtgatggagtgctgcatcagatgacctggcctccacaagtTCCTGAagtcaaccaaattgagatggtttgggatgagttggaccgcaaattgaagaaaaagcagccaacatgtgctcagcatatgtgggaactccttcaagactgttggaaaagcattccaggtgaagctggttgagagaatgccaagagtgtgcaaagctgtcatcaaggaaaagggtggcaatttgaagaatctaaaatatatttctatttgtttaacacttttttggttactacatgattccatacagtggcaagaaaaagtatgtgaaccctttggaattacctggatttctgcataaattggccaTAACATTTTAcatgatcttcatctaagtcacaacaatacacaaacagtgtgcttaaactaataacaaacaaattattgtatttttcgtCTATactgaatacatcatttaaacattcacagtgtatttTGGAAAAAGCATGTGAAGCCCTAGGCTAATCCAAAAGATAATTGGAGTCATGAGTCAGCTAACCTgaagtccaatcaatgagacgagattggagatgttggttagagctgccctgccctatcaaaaacactcacaaaatatgagcttgctattcacaagaagcattgcttgatgtgaaccatgcctcaaacaaaaaaagagaattcttgacttgcataaagctgaaaAGGGTTACAAAATTATCCCTACAAGACTTAATgtccatcagtccacggtaagacaaattgtctataaatggagaaagttcagtaCTGTTGCTACTCTATCTAGGAGTGGCCGTACtgtaaagatgactgcaagagcacagcgcagaatgctcattgaggttagctaaagacttacagaaatctctggaacatgctagcatctctgttgacaagtctacgatatggaaaacactaaacaagaatggtgttcatgggaggacaccacggtaGAAGCCACCTCTGTCCTAAAAAagcattgctgcacgtctgaagttcacAAAGGAGCACCTGGAtattccacagcgctactggcaaaatattctgcggacagatgaaactacagttgagttgtttggaaggaacacacaacactgtgtggagtAAAAAaagacagcacaccaacatcaaaacctcatcccaactgtaaagcatggtggagggagcatcagagcctggacagcttgctatcagtctgatttcccaagtttatcaagacattttgcaggagaatgtaaggccaTTTGAAGCTCAACAGGACATCACCTAGAAGTTCGGTGatgcaacaagacaatgacccaaaacacagaagtaaatcaacaacagaaggcttccacagaagaaaatacgccttttGAAGTGTACCTTTTGAAGtggtcctgacctcaacccgaatgAGATGCTGttgcatgacctcaagagagcagttcacaccagacattccAAGAATATTGCTGTACTGAAACTGTTTTGTAAAGAGGGAGGGTCCAAAATTCCttctgaccgttgtgcaggtctgatccacaactacagaaaacgccaaaaggagggtcaaccagttattaaatccaagggttcacatacttttcccaccctgcactgtgaatgtttacacggtgtgttcaataaatacataaaaacgtataattgtttgtgttattagtttaagcagactgtgtttgtctattgttatgACTTAGATGTTTTGACTTTgacaaattttatgaccaatttatgcagaaatccaggtaactccaaagggttcacatacttttgctTGCCACTATATTTGTTtgtttatagttttgatgtcttcactactattatacaatgtagaaaatagtaaaattaaagaaaaacccttgaatgagtaggtgctctaaaaacttttgacaggtagtgtATGGCTCTGATTTTACATAAACACCCATAAGATTTGTGCCATAGAGGATCTGTACATTTAATTTTGGACATTTAACACAACACAGTGAATGAATGTCCTACCCGCGCTGGCTTGTACTGGCCCAGTCAAAGACCTTGTGCATGGCCGTCACGCCGTCACGGCCCATAGGGGCTACATCTCCACCTGTCATGATGGCGTAATCCATCCCAGAATGGAGGGCCAGTTTCTGCAGGGCAACGTAACAGACCATCATTCAGTAAAATAGTGGATGCAGCAACTATTGGCTAAGTGCGACCCTGTTGACAATGGACAGCTCGTGACGACTGTACTATACACACCGGTGTAAAGTTAATAGCAAAACATTATTTTCCAGTTTTGCCACCCTGCACCTAACCAATACAATTTTGAAAAATGTTGAAATGTTTTCCTTATTCTAGTAAAGTACATGTTAAACTATACTAACATGTATAGTGCATGCCATGTAATACCTTGGCAAAGAGGGTCTTGCCAGTCCCAGGGGGTCCATACATAAGGATGTTTCTATAGAGCCCCTTATTCTGTCGAGTGTTACGAGTCGCAATGGCAATGTCCCGCACACGCTCCTCCAGGGATGGCTACacaacagagaggggagggaagagagagagggcaggagaaatGTCAACTTAAGGGAGGTCAACTAACTTTAGCAGTGACGTCAGTGTGTAGGGATATCTGCTTTTATTGTAATGTAAAGAATTATTCCATGCTGTGTAAGAAACAATACTGAATGTACACTGTGTACTTACACTAAGAACTACTCCCTCCAGAGCATCCTGTGGTCTACTTCTCAGACGCTTCGTTGTCTGAAGAGAGAAAAGAGTTCAGAGTTCACATACATACAGTTAAACACTTCATACATGTATTATAATACAGTTAATATGATATTCAACCTAAAGTGCATTCTGTAGGTTGAATTCCcaagtcggaggtcctgagcgctctggagcaggttttcatcaaagatctctctgtgctttgctccgttgatcattccctcgatcctgaccagcttcccagtccctgccgctgaaaaatgtcccgacagcatgatgcttccaccaccatgcttcaccgtagggggtgccaggtttcctccagacaggacgcttggcattcaggccaaagagtttgatcttggtttcatcagaccagagaatcttgtttctcatggtcagagtcctttaggtgccttttggcaatctccaagtgggctgtcatgtgccttttactgaggagtggcttcaatttggccactctaccataaaggccggattggtggagtgctgcagagatggttgtccttctggaacgttctcccatctccacagataaactctggagctctgtcagagtgaccattgggttctcccctaattgctcagtttggccgggcggccaactctaTGAAGATTCTTactggttccaaactttttccatttaagaatgatggaggccaccgtgttcttggggaccttcaatgctgcagaaatgttttggtacacttccccagatctgtgccgagACACAATACAGTCtatgagctctacggacaattccttcgacctcatggcttggtttttgctccgacatgcactgtcaactgtgggaccttatatagacaggtgtgtgtctttccaaatcatgtccaatcaattgactttacAACAAGTGGACACAAATCCAATTGTagatacatctcaaggatgaccaatggaaacaggatgcgcccaatttcgagtctcatagcaaaggggttgaatacttatgtaaatatggtgtTTCTGTTgtacttttaatacattttgcccaaaattctaaaaacctgttttcgctttgttattatggtgtatcatgtgtagattgacgagggaaaaaagtaatttaatccattttagaataaggctgtaacataacaaaatgtagaaaaagtcaaggggtctgaatattttccgaattcACTGTATAATGGGCATCATTTtaactacactgaacagaaatataaacgcaacatgtaaagtgttggtctcatgagctccatatacacaaaaagcttattctctcaaattttgagcacatttgtttacatccctgttagtgagcatttgtcctttgccaagataatccatccacctgacagttgtggcatatcaagaagctgattaaacagcatgatcattacacaggtgcaccttgtgctggggacaataaaaggccactctaaaatgtgcagttctctcacacaacactatgccacaaatgtctcaaccagagctgttgccagattattttattttaatttatctaccataaaccgcctccaacgtcattttagagaatttgtcagtaggTCCGcacaacagaagacagaagaatCTCTGTACAAACTATCAGAAACCGTCTCATTGAAACTCATCTGCGTCCCCATTGTCCTCAACAGGGTCTTGACAACGTGTATAGCATTGTGTatgcgagcggtttgctgatg carries:
- the LOC112232578 gene encoding ATPase family AAA domain-containing protein 3-like, translating into MSWLFGWGRGSSKPPTDEAETPEGEGGSSDKSFGEKPKDKWSNFDPTGLERAAKSARELDRSRHAKEALDLARMQEQSVQLEHQSKVKEYEAALEQLKGEQIRLQAEEKRKTLTEETKQNQARAQYQDKLARQRYDDQVRQQQALNEENLRKQEESVTKQEAMRKATIEHEMALRHKNELLRVEAESAARAKVERENADLIREQIRLKAAEHRQTVLESIRTAGAVFGEGFHAFVSDWDKLTATVAGFTLLAVGVYSARNATGVIGRYIEARLGKPSLVRETSRITVAEAIKHPVKTTKRLRSRPQDALEGVVLSPSLEERVRDIAIATRNTRQNKGLYRNILMYGPPGTGKTLFAKKLALHSGMDYAIMTGGDVAPMGRDGVTAMHKVFDWASTSQRGLLLFVDEADAFLRKRSTETISEDLRSTLNAFLYRTGEQSNKFMLVLASNQPEQFDWAINDRIDEIVNFALPGLEERERLVRLYFDRFVLEPATLGRQRMKLAQFDYGQKCSNIAIRAEGMSGREISKLGVAWQAAAYSSEDGVLTEAMIDARVDDAVHQHAQKMDWLHMERGVESAGKHGAVVPKEAAAASVIGFTLVQEAVPQALDSVPTIQVVLPVMEAIISNAQAAAEAEPVKVNEAAAIIEEAVTLVNEAEGVTPIVTETVAAFPALKEAEVVEDPVETATAIPLVQEVEIIKDVPEKATASLVPETVAVPKVKVYVTAEVSVPKDTEVLVDTDPIIKEEPAPTKTTQELDAAEAVKYSEAIVVESKATAVPVAQETEAAATPVVVGAAATPVVAEASDSETKTTATSVAQETETPVTKETEATVTPVAQNTEATTAKVDTETAAEVPATVVAKESEATESTVAKEAVDPEIPVTPEADASKVKTPQAKDQEG